The Pyruvatibacter sp. HU-CL02332 genome includes a window with the following:
- the groL gene encoding chaperonin GroEL (60 kDa chaperone family; promotes refolding of misfolded polypeptides especially under stressful conditions; forms two stacked rings of heptamers to form a barrel-shaped 14mer; ends can be capped by GroES; misfolded proteins enter the barrel where they are refolded when GroES binds) — protein MAKEVKFGSEAREKMLQGVDTLANAVKVTLGPKGRNVVIDKSFGSPRTTKDGVSVAKEIELEDKFENMGAQLIREVASRTNDEAGDGTTTATVLAQAIVREGAKSVAAGMNPMDLKRGIDLATSAAIADLKKRSKKVKGTEEIAQVGTISANGESEIGELIAQAMQKVGNEGVITVEEAKSLETELEVVEGMQFDRGYLSPYFITNADKMTTELDDPYILLHEKKLSNLQSMLPILEAVVQSSRPLLIIAEDIEGEALATLVVNKLRGGLKIAAVKAPGFGDRRKAMLEDIAVLTGGQVISEDLGIKLETVTLDMLGTSKKVRITKDDTTVVDGAGKKGDIESRVAQIRNQIEETSSDYDREKLQERLAKLAGGVAVLRVGGATETEVKERKDRVDDALNATRAAVEEGIVPGGGTALLSTTKAINAVLDQAENHDQQAGVKIVLRAIQAPIRQIAENAGVEGSIVVGKVLEGKGVGFGFNAQTEEYGNLVEMGVIDPVKVVRHALQDAASVASLLITTEAMVADKPEKNGGGAPAMPDMGGMGGMGGMM, from the coding sequence ATGGCTAAAGAAGTCAAATTTGGTTCCGAAGCCCGTGAAAAGATGCTCCAGGGCGTCGATACACTGGCAAATGCTGTGAAGGTGACGCTTGGTCCCAAGGGCCGCAATGTCGTCATCGACAAGTCCTTCGGTTCACCACGCACCACCAAGGACGGTGTGTCCGTGGCGAAGGAAATCGAACTGGAAGACAAGTTCGAGAACATGGGCGCACAGCTCATCCGTGAAGTTGCATCACGCACCAACGACGAAGCTGGTGACGGCACAACAACGGCAACTGTTCTGGCTCAGGCCATCGTACGTGAAGGTGCCAAGTCTGTGGCTGCCGGCATGAACCCAATGGACCTGAAGCGCGGCATCGACCTCGCAACGTCAGCCGCCATTGCAGACCTCAAGAAGCGCTCCAAGAAAGTTAAGGGCACTGAGGAAATTGCACAGGTCGGCACGATTTCAGCCAATGGCGAAAGCGAAATCGGCGAGCTCATCGCCCAGGCCATGCAGAAGGTCGGCAATGAAGGTGTGATCACGGTTGAAGAAGCCAAGTCACTGGAAACCGAACTTGAAGTCGTTGAAGGCATGCAGTTCGACCGTGGCTACCTGTCACCGTACTTCATCACCAATGCAGACAAGATGACAACGGAACTCGACGATCCGTACATCCTGCTGCACGAAAAGAAGCTCTCCAACCTGCAGTCCATGCTGCCGATCCTGGAAGCTGTTGTTCAGTCTTCACGTCCGCTGCTGATCATTGCAGAAGACATTGAAGGCGAAGCGCTGGCGACCCTCGTGGTCAACAAGCTGCGTGGCGGCCTGAAGATTGCTGCCGTCAAGGCACCTGGCTTCGGCGACCGTCGCAAAGCCATGCTCGAAGATATCGCTGTTCTCACAGGCGGCCAGGTCATCTCTGAAGACCTCGGCATCAAGCTTGAAACAGTGACCCTCGACATGCTCGGCACGTCCAAGAAGGTCCGCATCACCAAAGACGACACAACCGTCGTTGATGGCGCAGGCAAGAAGGGTGACATCGAAAGCCGTGTTGCTCAGATCCGTAACCAGATTGAAGAAACTTCATCTGACTACGATCGTGAAAAGCTTCAGGAACGTCTGGCCAAGCTTGCTGGCGGTGTTGCCGTTCTGCGTGTTGGTGGTGCGACAGAAACAGAAGTGAAAGAGCGCAAGGATCGTGTTGACGATGCTCTGAACGCAACCCGCGCTGCTGTTGAAGAAGGCATCGTGCCTGGTGGCGGTACGGCTCTGCTGTCCACGACCAAGGCCATCAATGCTGTTCTTGATCAGGCTGAAAACCACGACCAGCAGGCTGGTGTGAAGATCGTTCTTCGCGCCATCCAGGCTCCGATCCGTCAGATCGCCGAAAATGCCGGCGTTGAAGGTTCGATCGTTGTGGGCAAGGTACTTGAAGGCAAGGGCGTGGGCTTCGGCTTCAACGCACAGACCGAAGAGTACGGCAACCTCGTTGAAATGGGCGTCATCGACCCCGTCAAGGTTGTGCGCCACGCTCTGCAGGACGCAGCTTCCGTTGCAAGCCTGCTGATCACCACAGAAGCCATGGTTGCCGACAAGCCGGAGAAGAACGGCGGCGGTGCACCGGCAATGCCGGACATGGGCGGCATGGGTGGCATGGGCGGCATGATGTAG
- a CDS encoding DUF5996 family protein, translating to MRPALDLPPLPLEEWEDTKETLHLFLQIVGKIRLKTHPKLNHWWHVTLYPSSRGVTTRRIPFGGVDFEIAFDFITHTLTVTRCDGDERSFALGGLSVADFYAKVIGALEALGIDVSIHAIPYDRPYKTPFAQDTDHKTYDGDKVHAYWRALSQIATVFEEFRGRFLGKSTPVHLFWHSFDLALTRFSGKKAPPMEGGTQADKEAYSHEVISFGWWAGDDQVREAAFYSYTAPEPAGIETQPLEPSEAVWNDAGGSRMAFVTYEAVRQSADPRAILLAFLESAYQAGATKAGWPVEDFTHQV from the coding sequence ATGCGACCAGCCCTCGATCTGCCGCCACTTCCCCTTGAGGAGTGGGAAGACACCAAGGAAACGCTGCATCTGTTTCTGCAGATCGTCGGCAAGATCAGGCTCAAGACCCATCCAAAGCTGAATCACTGGTGGCACGTGACGCTGTACCCGTCGTCGCGCGGCGTGACCACCCGGCGTATCCCCTTTGGGGGTGTGGATTTCGAGATCGCCTTTGACTTCATCACCCACACCCTGACAGTCACCCGCTGTGACGGGGACGAGCGCAGCTTTGCCTTGGGCGGTCTCAGCGTTGCTGACTTCTACGCCAAAGTGATTGGCGCCCTTGAGGCACTGGGTATTGACGTTTCAATCCATGCGATCCCCTATGACCGTCCGTACAAAACCCCATTTGCTCAGGATACGGATCACAAGACCTATGACGGCGACAAGGTTCATGCCTATTGGCGCGCCCTGTCGCAGATCGCAACCGTCTTTGAGGAGTTTCGCGGCCGCTTTCTTGGCAAGTCGACGCCGGTGCATCTGTTCTGGCATTCCTTCGACTTGGCACTCACCCGCTTCTCCGGCAAAAAGGCTCCGCCCATGGAAGGCGGCACCCAAGCCGACAAAGAAGCCTATAGCCACGAGGTCATCTCCTTTGGCTGGTGGGCCGGTGACGACCAGGTCCGCGAGGCCGCGTTCTACTCCTACACAGCGCCCGAGCCCGCAGGCATTGAGACCCAGCCACTGGAACCCTCTGAGGCCGTATGGAATGACGCCGGCGGCTCCCGCATGGCCTTCGTCACCTATGAGGCCGTGCGTCAAAGCGCTGACCCCCGCGCAATCCTGCTGGCTTTCCTCGAAAGCGCCTATCAGGCAGGGGCCACCAAGGCCGGGTGGCCGGTCGAGGACTTCACGCACCAGGTCTAG